Proteins encoded together in one Mastacembelus armatus chromosome 15, fMasArm1.2, whole genome shotgun sequence window:
- the znf365 gene encoding protein ZNF365 isoform X4: MTSCGPSVSVCDMPPSDTDGETFIYNLPLNCGRYRVMQQKLCSRGSGSFLLERNGQACGAITDAVTSCNLPFRCPRCGEQERFRSLASLRAHLEYRHSYRSPDVIGGSFSITGKPPDALTAAIPWHDMSLPTRRGHQSTGRPPHVRSLSDSRDSGYPHSYSSVRRRTQSVGVGTQAEEDDEEEEGTEDEAVGEEDEEEDDGEEKDGSRYEEDIKMSTKKSDAGHDHLNHQHPPFLLPSPLGPSRDLDLDLDLVEQNSYSGLETAAASAAVRRRLASILRAADSTMQRRLAKVSTELAQTDTELLCERAHSQHLAQERQEVAERERSLSRQVDVAVMVIAALREQLNASENELERREREVITIQKFLEAAAQQETCGKVRIQRFIENLLRRIALAERLVEYYQVNGSPPQCNHYKHQQPTENGPRRITKSRSAGGQLSSSGPHDNRPPSSSQFSSRPSFSKVGGERDREREHRERLAQSSRLFCRPEHRDDIWNQQRRRSAGYEA; the protein is encoded by the exons ATGACATCATGCGGACCGTCTGTCTCCGTCTGCGACATGCCGCCTTCAGACACTGACGGTGAGACGTTTATTTACAATCTGCCGTTAAACTGCGGCCG GTATAGAGTGATGCAGCAGAAGCTGTGTTCCAGAGGTTCTGGTTCTTTCCTCTTAGAGAGGAACGGCCAGGCCTGCGGCGCCATCACCGACGCCGTCACTTCCTGCAACCTGCCCTTCCGCTGCCCTCGCTGTGGCGAGCAGGAGCGTTTCCGCAGCCTGGCCTCTCTTCGCGCCCACCTGGAGTACCGGCACTCATACCGCTCACCGGACGTGATCGGTGGCAGCTTCAGTATCACGGGCAAACCCCCGGACGCCCTGACGGCAGCGATTCCCTGGCACGACATGAGCCTCCCGACCCGCAGGGGGCATCAGAGCACAGGGCGGCCACCTCATGTACGCTCCCTCAGCGACAGCAGAGACAGCGGTTATCCCCACTCCTACAGCTCTGTGAGGAGACGCACCCAGAGTGTCGGGGTGGGGACGCAGGCTGAGGAGGacgatgaagaggaagaggggacAGAAGATGAAGCTGTAGGAGAAGAGGACGAGGAGGAAGATGATGGAGAAGAGAAAGATGGAAGTAGATATGAGGAGGATATCAAAATGTCCACCAAAAAATCAGACGCAGGTCACGATCACCTTAACCACCAGCACCCCCCATTCCTGCTTCCATCTCCTCTTGGCCCATCTCGAGACCTagacctggacctggacctggtCG AGCAGAACTCCTACTCCGGTCTGGAGACGGCGGCAGCCTCGGCCGCAGTGCGTCGGCGACTGGCCAGCATCCTGCGGGCGGCCGACAGCACCATGCAGCGTCGACTGGCCAAGGTGAGCACGGAGCTGGCCCAGACCGACACGGAGCTCCTGTGCGAGCGCGCTCACTCGCAGCACCTGGCTCAGGAGAGGCAGGAGGTGGCAGAGCGGGAGAGGTCGTTGAGCCGGCAGGTGGACGTGGCTGTGATGGTTATTGCTGCACTGAGGGAACAGCTCAACGCCTCAGAGAACGAACTGGAACGACGAGAGAG GGAGGTGATAACCATTCAGAAGTTTCTGGAAGCAGCGGCCCAACAGGAGACTTGCGGTAAAGTTCGAATCCAGCGCTTCATCGAAAACCTGCTGAGACGCATCGCTCTGGCTGAGAGACTGGTGGAGTATTACCAGGTCAACGGCAGCCCGCCACAGTGCAACCACTACAAG CACCAGCAGCCAACTGAGAATGGACCTCGCAGAATCACTAAAAGCAG GTCAGCAGGAGGTCAGCTGTCCTCCTCTGGCCCTCATGACAACAGGCCCCCTTCCTCCTCCCAGTTCAGCAGCCGCCCCTCTTTTTCCAAAGTGGGCGGAGAACGAGACCGGGAGCGTGAGCACCGGGAACGGCTGGCTCAGTCGTCCAGGCTGTTCTGCCGACCCGAGCACAGAGACGACATCTGGAACCAGCAGCGCCGCCGCTCGGCCGGGTACGAGGCCTAG
- the znf365 gene encoding protein ZNF365 isoform X2 has product MTSCGPSVSVCDMPPSDTDGETFIYNLPLNCGRYRVMQQKLCSRGSGSFLLERNGQACGAITDAVTSCNLPFRCPRCGEQERFRSLASLRAHLEYRHSYRSPDVIGGSFSITGKPPDALTAAIPWHDMSLPTRRGHQSTGRPPHVRSLSDSRDSGYPHSYSSVRRRTQSVGVGTQAEEDDEEEEGTEDEAVGEEDEEEDDGEEKDGSRYEEDIKMSTKKSDAGHDHLNHQHPPFLLPSPLGPSRDLDLDLDLVEQNSYSGLETAAASAAVRRRLASILRAADSTMQRRLAKVSTELAQTDTELLCERAHSQHLAQERQEVAERERSLSRQVDVAVMVIAALREQLNASENELERREREVITIQKFLEAAAQQETCGKVRIQRFIENLLRRIALAERLVEYYQVNGSPPQCNHYKHQQPTENGPRRITKSRSAGGQLSSSGPHDNRPPSSSQFSSRPSFSKVGGERDREREHRERLAQSSRLFCRPEHRDDIWNQQRRRSAGLVMLPHFDS; this is encoded by the exons ATGACATCATGCGGACCGTCTGTCTCCGTCTGCGACATGCCGCCTTCAGACACTGACGGTGAGACGTTTATTTACAATCTGCCGTTAAACTGCGGCCG GTATAGAGTGATGCAGCAGAAGCTGTGTTCCAGAGGTTCTGGTTCTTTCCTCTTAGAGAGGAACGGCCAGGCCTGCGGCGCCATCACCGACGCCGTCACTTCCTGCAACCTGCCCTTCCGCTGCCCTCGCTGTGGCGAGCAGGAGCGTTTCCGCAGCCTGGCCTCTCTTCGCGCCCACCTGGAGTACCGGCACTCATACCGCTCACCGGACGTGATCGGTGGCAGCTTCAGTATCACGGGCAAACCCCCGGACGCCCTGACGGCAGCGATTCCCTGGCACGACATGAGCCTCCCGACCCGCAGGGGGCATCAGAGCACAGGGCGGCCACCTCATGTACGCTCCCTCAGCGACAGCAGAGACAGCGGTTATCCCCACTCCTACAGCTCTGTGAGGAGACGCACCCAGAGTGTCGGGGTGGGGACGCAGGCTGAGGAGGacgatgaagaggaagaggggacAGAAGATGAAGCTGTAGGAGAAGAGGACGAGGAGGAAGATGATGGAGAAGAGAAAGATGGAAGTAGATATGAGGAGGATATCAAAATGTCCACCAAAAAATCAGACGCAGGTCACGATCACCTTAACCACCAGCACCCCCCATTCCTGCTTCCATCTCCTCTTGGCCCATCTCGAGACCTagacctggacctggacctggtCG AGCAGAACTCCTACTCCGGTCTGGAGACGGCGGCAGCCTCGGCCGCAGTGCGTCGGCGACTGGCCAGCATCCTGCGGGCGGCCGACAGCACCATGCAGCGTCGACTGGCCAAGGTGAGCACGGAGCTGGCCCAGACCGACACGGAGCTCCTGTGCGAGCGCGCTCACTCGCAGCACCTGGCTCAGGAGAGGCAGGAGGTGGCAGAGCGGGAGAGGTCGTTGAGCCGGCAGGTGGACGTGGCTGTGATGGTTATTGCTGCACTGAGGGAACAGCTCAACGCCTCAGAGAACGAACTGGAACGACGAGAGAG GGAGGTGATAACCATTCAGAAGTTTCTGGAAGCAGCGGCCCAACAGGAGACTTGCGGTAAAGTTCGAATCCAGCGCTTCATCGAAAACCTGCTGAGACGCATCGCTCTGGCTGAGAGACTGGTGGAGTATTACCAGGTCAACGGCAGCCCGCCACAGTGCAACCACTACAAG CACCAGCAGCCAACTGAGAATGGACCTCGCAGAATCACTAAAAGCAG GTCAGCAGGAGGTCAGCTGTCCTCCTCTGGCCCTCATGACAACAGGCCCCCTTCCTCCTCCCAGTTCAGCAGCCGCCCCTCTTTTTCCAAAGTGGGCGGAGAACGAGACCGGGAGCGTGAGCACCGGGAACGGCTGGCTCAGTCGTCCAGGCTGTTCTGCCGACCCGAGCACAGAGACGACATCTGGAACCAGCAGCGCCGCCGCTCGGCCGG TCTGGTCATGCTCCCACACTTTGACTCATAA
- the znf365 gene encoding protein ZNF365 isoform X1 has protein sequence MTSCGPSVSVCDMPPSDTDGETFIYNLPLNCGRYRVMQQKLCSRGSGSFLLERNGQACGAITDAVTSCNLPFRCPRCGEQERFRSLASLRAHLEYRHSYRSPDVIGGSFSITGKPPDALTAAIPWHDMSLPTRRGHQSTGRPPHVRSLSDSRDSGYPHSYSSVRRRTQSVGVGTQAEEDDEEEEGTEDEAVGEEDEEEDDGEEKDGSRYEEDIKMSTKKSDAGHDHLNHQHPPFLLPSPLGPSRDLDLDLDLVEQNSYSGLETAAASAAVRRRLASILRAADSTMQRRLAKVSTELAQTDTELLCERAHSQHLAQERQEVAERERSLSRQVDVAVMVIAALREQLNASENELERREREVITIQKFLEAAAQQETCGKVRIQRFIENLLRRIALAERLVEYYQVNGSPPQCNHYKQHQQPTENGPRRITKSRSAGGQLSSSGPHDNRPPSSSQFSSRPSFSKVGGERDREREHRERLAQSSRLFCRPEHRDDIWNQQRRRSAGLVMLPHFDS, from the exons ATGACATCATGCGGACCGTCTGTCTCCGTCTGCGACATGCCGCCTTCAGACACTGACGGTGAGACGTTTATTTACAATCTGCCGTTAAACTGCGGCCG GTATAGAGTGATGCAGCAGAAGCTGTGTTCCAGAGGTTCTGGTTCTTTCCTCTTAGAGAGGAACGGCCAGGCCTGCGGCGCCATCACCGACGCCGTCACTTCCTGCAACCTGCCCTTCCGCTGCCCTCGCTGTGGCGAGCAGGAGCGTTTCCGCAGCCTGGCCTCTCTTCGCGCCCACCTGGAGTACCGGCACTCATACCGCTCACCGGACGTGATCGGTGGCAGCTTCAGTATCACGGGCAAACCCCCGGACGCCCTGACGGCAGCGATTCCCTGGCACGACATGAGCCTCCCGACCCGCAGGGGGCATCAGAGCACAGGGCGGCCACCTCATGTACGCTCCCTCAGCGACAGCAGAGACAGCGGTTATCCCCACTCCTACAGCTCTGTGAGGAGACGCACCCAGAGTGTCGGGGTGGGGACGCAGGCTGAGGAGGacgatgaagaggaagaggggacAGAAGATGAAGCTGTAGGAGAAGAGGACGAGGAGGAAGATGATGGAGAAGAGAAAGATGGAAGTAGATATGAGGAGGATATCAAAATGTCCACCAAAAAATCAGACGCAGGTCACGATCACCTTAACCACCAGCACCCCCCATTCCTGCTTCCATCTCCTCTTGGCCCATCTCGAGACCTagacctggacctggacctggtCG AGCAGAACTCCTACTCCGGTCTGGAGACGGCGGCAGCCTCGGCCGCAGTGCGTCGGCGACTGGCCAGCATCCTGCGGGCGGCCGACAGCACCATGCAGCGTCGACTGGCCAAGGTGAGCACGGAGCTGGCCCAGACCGACACGGAGCTCCTGTGCGAGCGCGCTCACTCGCAGCACCTGGCTCAGGAGAGGCAGGAGGTGGCAGAGCGGGAGAGGTCGTTGAGCCGGCAGGTGGACGTGGCTGTGATGGTTATTGCTGCACTGAGGGAACAGCTCAACGCCTCAGAGAACGAACTGGAACGACGAGAGAG GGAGGTGATAACCATTCAGAAGTTTCTGGAAGCAGCGGCCCAACAGGAGACTTGCGGTAAAGTTCGAATCCAGCGCTTCATCGAAAACCTGCTGAGACGCATCGCTCTGGCTGAGAGACTGGTGGAGTATTACCAGGTCAACGGCAGCCCGCCACAGTGCAACCACTACAAG CAGCACCAGCAGCCAACTGAGAATGGACCTCGCAGAATCACTAAAAGCAG GTCAGCAGGAGGTCAGCTGTCCTCCTCTGGCCCTCATGACAACAGGCCCCCTTCCTCCTCCCAGTTCAGCAGCCGCCCCTCTTTTTCCAAAGTGGGCGGAGAACGAGACCGGGAGCGTGAGCACCGGGAACGGCTGGCTCAGTCGTCCAGGCTGTTCTGCCGACCCGAGCACAGAGACGACATCTGGAACCAGCAGCGCCGCCGCTCGGCCGG TCTGGTCATGCTCCCACACTTTGACTCATAA
- the znf365 gene encoding protein ZNF365 isoform X3: MTSCGPSVSVCDMPPSDTDGETFIYNLPLNCGRYRVMQQKLCSRGSGSFLLERNGQACGAITDAVTSCNLPFRCPRCGEQERFRSLASLRAHLEYRHSYRSPDVIGGSFSITGKPPDALTAAIPWHDMSLPTRRGHQSTGRPPHVRSLSDSRDSGYPHSYSSVRRRTQSVGVGTQAEEDDEEEEGTEDEAVGEEDEEEDDGEEKDGSRYEEDIKMSTKKSDAGHDHLNHQHPPFLLPSPLGPSRDLDLDLDLVEQNSYSGLETAAASAAVRRRLASILRAADSTMQRRLAKVSTELAQTDTELLCERAHSQHLAQERQEVAERERSLSRQVDVAVMVIAALREQLNASENELERREREVITIQKFLEAAAQQETCGKVRIQRFIENLLRRIALAERLVEYYQVNGSPPQCNHYKQHQQPTENGPRRITKSRSAGGQLSSSGPHDNRPPSSSQFSSRPSFSKVGGERDREREHRERLAQSSRLFCRPEHRDDIWNQQRRRSAGYEA, translated from the exons ATGACATCATGCGGACCGTCTGTCTCCGTCTGCGACATGCCGCCTTCAGACACTGACGGTGAGACGTTTATTTACAATCTGCCGTTAAACTGCGGCCG GTATAGAGTGATGCAGCAGAAGCTGTGTTCCAGAGGTTCTGGTTCTTTCCTCTTAGAGAGGAACGGCCAGGCCTGCGGCGCCATCACCGACGCCGTCACTTCCTGCAACCTGCCCTTCCGCTGCCCTCGCTGTGGCGAGCAGGAGCGTTTCCGCAGCCTGGCCTCTCTTCGCGCCCACCTGGAGTACCGGCACTCATACCGCTCACCGGACGTGATCGGTGGCAGCTTCAGTATCACGGGCAAACCCCCGGACGCCCTGACGGCAGCGATTCCCTGGCACGACATGAGCCTCCCGACCCGCAGGGGGCATCAGAGCACAGGGCGGCCACCTCATGTACGCTCCCTCAGCGACAGCAGAGACAGCGGTTATCCCCACTCCTACAGCTCTGTGAGGAGACGCACCCAGAGTGTCGGGGTGGGGACGCAGGCTGAGGAGGacgatgaagaggaagaggggacAGAAGATGAAGCTGTAGGAGAAGAGGACGAGGAGGAAGATGATGGAGAAGAGAAAGATGGAAGTAGATATGAGGAGGATATCAAAATGTCCACCAAAAAATCAGACGCAGGTCACGATCACCTTAACCACCAGCACCCCCCATTCCTGCTTCCATCTCCTCTTGGCCCATCTCGAGACCTagacctggacctggacctggtCG AGCAGAACTCCTACTCCGGTCTGGAGACGGCGGCAGCCTCGGCCGCAGTGCGTCGGCGACTGGCCAGCATCCTGCGGGCGGCCGACAGCACCATGCAGCGTCGACTGGCCAAGGTGAGCACGGAGCTGGCCCAGACCGACACGGAGCTCCTGTGCGAGCGCGCTCACTCGCAGCACCTGGCTCAGGAGAGGCAGGAGGTGGCAGAGCGGGAGAGGTCGTTGAGCCGGCAGGTGGACGTGGCTGTGATGGTTATTGCTGCACTGAGGGAACAGCTCAACGCCTCAGAGAACGAACTGGAACGACGAGAGAG GGAGGTGATAACCATTCAGAAGTTTCTGGAAGCAGCGGCCCAACAGGAGACTTGCGGTAAAGTTCGAATCCAGCGCTTCATCGAAAACCTGCTGAGACGCATCGCTCTGGCTGAGAGACTGGTGGAGTATTACCAGGTCAACGGCAGCCCGCCACAGTGCAACCACTACAAG CAGCACCAGCAGCCAACTGAGAATGGACCTCGCAGAATCACTAAAAGCAG GTCAGCAGGAGGTCAGCTGTCCTCCTCTGGCCCTCATGACAACAGGCCCCCTTCCTCCTCCCAGTTCAGCAGCCGCCCCTCTTTTTCCAAAGTGGGCGGAGAACGAGACCGGGAGCGTGAGCACCGGGAACGGCTGGCTCAGTCGTCCAGGCTGTTCTGCCGACCCGAGCACAGAGACGACATCTGGAACCAGCAGCGCCGCCGCTCGGCCGGGTACGAGGCCTAG
- the znf365 gene encoding protein ZNF365 isoform X5, translated as MQQKLCSRGSGSFLLERNGQACGAITDAVTSCNLPFRCPRCGEQERFRSLASLRAHLEYRHSYRSPDVIGGSFSITGKPPDALTAAIPWHDMSLPTRRGHQSTGRPPHVRSLSDSRDSGYPHSYSSVRRRTQSVGVGTQAEEDDEEEEGTEDEAVGEEDEEEDDGEEKDGSRYEEDIKMSTKKSDAGHDHLNHQHPPFLLPSPLGPSRDLDLDLDLVEQNSYSGLETAAASAAVRRRLASILRAADSTMQRRLAKVSTELAQTDTELLCERAHSQHLAQERQEVAERERSLSRQVDVAVMVIAALREQLNASENELERREREVITIQKFLEAAAQQETCGKVRIQRFIENLLRRIALAERLVEYYQVNGSPPQCNHYKQHQQPTENGPRRITKSRSAGGQLSSSGPHDNRPPSSSQFSSRPSFSKVGGERDREREHRERLAQSSRLFCRPEHRDDIWNQQRRRSAGLVMLPHFDS; from the exons ATGCAGCAGAAGCTGTGTTCCAGAGGTTCTGGTTCTTTCCTCTTAGAGAGGAACGGCCAGGCCTGCGGCGCCATCACCGACGCCGTCACTTCCTGCAACCTGCCCTTCCGCTGCCCTCGCTGTGGCGAGCAGGAGCGTTTCCGCAGCCTGGCCTCTCTTCGCGCCCACCTGGAGTACCGGCACTCATACCGCTCACCGGACGTGATCGGTGGCAGCTTCAGTATCACGGGCAAACCCCCGGACGCCCTGACGGCAGCGATTCCCTGGCACGACATGAGCCTCCCGACCCGCAGGGGGCATCAGAGCACAGGGCGGCCACCTCATGTACGCTCCCTCAGCGACAGCAGAGACAGCGGTTATCCCCACTCCTACAGCTCTGTGAGGAGACGCACCCAGAGTGTCGGGGTGGGGACGCAGGCTGAGGAGGacgatgaagaggaagaggggacAGAAGATGAAGCTGTAGGAGAAGAGGACGAGGAGGAAGATGATGGAGAAGAGAAAGATGGAAGTAGATATGAGGAGGATATCAAAATGTCCACCAAAAAATCAGACGCAGGTCACGATCACCTTAACCACCAGCACCCCCCATTCCTGCTTCCATCTCCTCTTGGCCCATCTCGAGACCTagacctggacctggacctggtCG AGCAGAACTCCTACTCCGGTCTGGAGACGGCGGCAGCCTCGGCCGCAGTGCGTCGGCGACTGGCCAGCATCCTGCGGGCGGCCGACAGCACCATGCAGCGTCGACTGGCCAAGGTGAGCACGGAGCTGGCCCAGACCGACACGGAGCTCCTGTGCGAGCGCGCTCACTCGCAGCACCTGGCTCAGGAGAGGCAGGAGGTGGCAGAGCGGGAGAGGTCGTTGAGCCGGCAGGTGGACGTGGCTGTGATGGTTATTGCTGCACTGAGGGAACAGCTCAACGCCTCAGAGAACGAACTGGAACGACGAGAGAG GGAGGTGATAACCATTCAGAAGTTTCTGGAAGCAGCGGCCCAACAGGAGACTTGCGGTAAAGTTCGAATCCAGCGCTTCATCGAAAACCTGCTGAGACGCATCGCTCTGGCTGAGAGACTGGTGGAGTATTACCAGGTCAACGGCAGCCCGCCACAGTGCAACCACTACAAG CAGCACCAGCAGCCAACTGAGAATGGACCTCGCAGAATCACTAAAAGCAG GTCAGCAGGAGGTCAGCTGTCCTCCTCTGGCCCTCATGACAACAGGCCCCCTTCCTCCTCCCAGTTCAGCAGCCGCCCCTCTTTTTCCAAAGTGGGCGGAGAACGAGACCGGGAGCGTGAGCACCGGGAACGGCTGGCTCAGTCGTCCAGGCTGTTCTGCCGACCCGAGCACAGAGACGACATCTGGAACCAGCAGCGCCGCCGCTCGGCCGG TCTGGTCATGCTCCCACACTTTGACTCATAA